GACGGGATCCAGCGACACGGGCGGGTCGGGGCTTGCCGGCTACAGGGTGTATCGCGGCGGAGTGCAGATCGCTACGACCACCGTAGCTTCCTACAGCAGCACCTCTCTGTCGGCCTCCACCGGCTACTCGTTCACCGTCGCGGCATATGACAATGCCGGAAACATCTCGGCTCCGAGCACCGCGGCGAGCGCCACCACGCCGGCCTGTGCAAACCTGCCACCTATCGCCTACGCCGGTCTTGACCAGACCACCAGCGTGGGGACAGCCGTCACCTTCAATGGCTCCGGCTCGTCGGATTCCGATGGAACGATCAGCTCTTATGCATGGGATTTCGGTGACGGAGCTTCGGGGACAGGCATCTCCGCTAGCCACGCCTACTCGACTTCCGGAACCAAGACAGTCACCTTGACCGTCACGGACAATTCCGGGGCCAGGGCCAGCGATACGGCATTTGTGACCGTCCAGACGGCGGCAAGCGGTCAACACTTGTGGTCGACGCGGCTCGGGGGCTCAACCCTGAGCGATTCGGTGATCGTCAATGCCGTCGTCGCCGACGCCAGCGGCAACGTATTCATCGCCGGTCAATTGGAAGGTAGAGTGACCGTCGGCGGGGCGGCTTTGAGCAGCACGGGCGACAAGGACATCTTCATCGCGAAGTACTCTTCTTCGGGAGCTTACCAGTGGTCCAGGAGCTTCGGGTCCACCGGTAGCGACATTGGCTACGGCATCGGGGTGGACAGCAGCGGCAACGTTGTCGTCATCGGCCAATTCTCGGGGACCGTAGATTTCGGCGGAGGCGGCCTGACGAGTGCCGGTGGAACCGACATCTTCCTCGCCAAGTACTCCTCCTCGGGAGCTCACCTGTGGTCCAAGCGCTTTGGCGGCACGGGCAACGAGGTGGGCTATGGGATCGCGGTAGCGGGCAACGGAGACATGGCTCTGACGGGATACTTCGGGTATTTCGGCGACGCCACCACCGACTTCGGCGGCGGACGGTTGACCAGCGTTGGCGGACAGGACATCTTCGTTGCGAAGTTCTCCGCTTCGGGCGATCACGTGTGGTCCAGGGCCATGGGTGGAACCGGTCAGGACACGGGGTTCAGCGTCGGGATGGATAGCGGTGGCAACGTCGTCGTGACCGGCTACTTCCAAAACGCTGTGAACTTCGGGGGCGGCTCGCTGACCAGCACGGGCGGTACCGACATTTTCCTGATGAAGTATTCGGCGTCGGGGACGCATGTCTGGTCCAAGCGCTTCGGTGGCGCGAGCGATGATCGAGGCACAGGGATCGCGGTGGCCGGAACCGGAGAAGTCGTGGTGACCGGGTACTTCAACGCGACGGCCGACTTCGGTGGTGGAGCACAGGTCAGCACCGGAGGCAGCGACATCTTTCTCGCCAAGTACTCGAGCGACGGCGCCCACGCCTGGTCCAAGGTTTTCGGAACGACTTACGGGTATGGAGATGTCTCTCGTGGAGTCGCGCTGGATGCCTCCGGCAACATCGCGTTGACGGGAAGCATCCTGGGGCCCGTGGATTTCGGCGGGGGACCCCTGGCCGAGACGGGAAGCTACGACATTTTCGCCGCGAAGTTCTCAGCCTCCGGCGCGCACCTGTGGTCGAAGCGCTTCGGGGTTCTCTATGACGATCATGGAGACGCCATTGCCATGGATGCAGGAGGCAACATCATCGCGGTGGGAGACTTCTTCCAAGGAGTCGATTTCGGCGGAGGCCAGCTGCTGAGCCCGGGGAATATCGACGGCTACCTGGTGAAATTCGGGCCCTGAGACTTTCCAGGCCATCCGAGCCTGGCTCGCACGATCAAGGGGCGTCCTCTCAAGGGGCGCCCCTTTTCATTTGGGCAAAAAAAGGGGCGCCCGATAAGTTGGGCGCCCGATTGCGCTCGTCCTTCAGGGGCGCACCGCGTGTCCGCGGTGCGCCCCCTGGGACTTTTCCTTCTACTGCCTACCGGACCCTTTGCCAGGTCCGGTCACACCTGTCCCCCCCGTTAGGGGCAGCAATCAATCGAACAGGACTGGCAGGTTTCGGCCGTGCCCGTTACGCCGGGATCGCACACCCCATCACCACACTCGGGGTTGCAAGAATCCCCGACCGGCGGATGGAGCTGGAAGTTTCCTTCCCTGATGAAGTGCGACACCCGGTACGCGACCGGCGAGCTCGGATCCGCGCTGCAGTGGATCTCGATCTCATACGCGTCAGGGCATTCCGAGCAGGTCTGTGCCTGGCACAGTGGATGCAGAGCCGTCTTCACAGGATCTGCCACTGAGTCGATCAGGCACTCATTGCCCAACTCGCAGTTGTTGATTTCAACTACACCATTGGGCTCCTTACTGGCGCAGGACTCGTCCATCTTACAGGCCCCCACAGGCTTCTGGAAGATGCCCGCAGGCTCGCCGAAGTCACTGACGTGGGCCTTGTAGTAGTGGAGCGTCCCGTTGACCTTGTTGCTCCATGCCACCGGCTGATTCGCACCGCAGGCACCGAAGAAGGGGATCGGGATGTCCTTGCTCTTGTCCTTGTTGTTGTGGAACACACCGGTGCCTTCCCAGTAGATCTGCTTGAAGGGCGCCGGCCGTGCCTGCACGCACCAGCCGGGGTCGGAGCACTGGACGCTGGAAATGAACGCCTCGTTCGGCGCTGCAGCCGTACCCGAATGGAAGGCAAAGCTTCCACTCTTCACGCTGCCACTATCGTCCGGCCCGCTGTGGTGGTTGTGCTCCCAATCGCCCCACGGACAGTGGGAATTCCGTCCGGGGTCGTTCGGGCAATCGTCGTTGGTCGCGCAAGAGTCGCCGCCATTCAACCCACCCGTGCACTTGCCGTCTACGCACTTGCCCTTCGGCGGCAAGTCGCAGCAACCGGACTCGTTCGGGGCGCCGATCTGACCGCCCGTCGTGTAGACCTTGCCGTTCTCATCGAACTCGGCGTCCACGACATCGTAATTGTGTCCACCGGTCATGCGGCAGGATCCCGGAGCGAGGCAGGCCACGTTGGCCGTGTCCGTGCAGTCAGAGCCCGGCTGAGTACAGGCGTTCTCTTGGGAGGCCTGACAGATGGCGGAAGAGATGGTGGCCGTATTGATGCCCGCCACCTCGGTGCAGAGGCACGACGTGCCAGCTGGGTTGCCGCCTGTGCAATTGGGTGCCGTGAAGAAACCTGTCGTCTGCTTGCAGATGGTCTGACCCGGGTTGATCGTCCCGTAGTCGAGGTTCACGGTCCCGAGAACCGGATCATTAACCTTGACGCCGTTTCCGTTGAGGACCTGCAGACCCGTGTTTTGCACGCAGATCTTGTAAACCACACAGGCGGCCTGATCGACCGTAACGTTATCCGAGAAAGGTCCATCCGGATTGCCGTCACACGCAGTTCCACCGCCGATGCCGTCGTCCGGTGCCACGGTCTTGTCGATGACCACCGAACAGCGCAGGGGAGGCGTGCAGTTATTCTGGCAGCTATCGGTGTCGACGTTGTTGCCGTCGTCGCACTGCTCGCCGCCGTTGACGATGCCATCGCCGCAGAAGGTGCAGGCGGCAGGCTGCCCGCAGGGGCCGGGGCGGCATGGGCCGTGGGTGGCAGGAGCATTGCCCGGGAAGGTGTTGGTGTCGCAGGTCTCCCCGCAGCCCGAATTGTTGATGACGTTATCGCCGCAGATAGGCGGTGTGCAGCTGTTATTGCAGGCGTCGGTATCCACCCCGTTGCCGTCGTCGCACTGCTCGCCGTCGTTCACGATGCCGTCACCGCACACCGTGCAGTCGCCGCGGCAGGTATTGCCATTGTTGCCGGCAGGCGTCCCGGGAGGATCGCAGGTCTCATTCGGTGTGTTGCCCACGATACTGTCGCCGCAGATCGGCAAGAGGCAGTTGTTCCGGCAGGTGTCGGTGTCGACGTTGTTGCCGTCGTCGCACTGCTCGCCGCCATTGACGATGCCGTCACCGCAGAACGTGCAGCTGGTCGTGCCGCATTCACCGCCCGTCCGGCAGGCCCCGTGGCTGGAGGGAGCGTTGGCCGGGAAGGCGCTGGTGTCGCAGGTCTCGCAGGTCTGGTTGATGGTGCCATCGCCGCAAATCTTGACCTGGACCGACACCGTCCGGTTGATGTTCACTACGTCGATATCGCTGTCCGGAATGTCATGCAGCGTCCCGGCCCCGGTCACACCGGCCGTGGCCAGAGTAACTCCGGGGTTCACGGTGACGGTGCAAGGAACGACGCACAGGTTGACCGGCGCGAAAGGCACCAGGAAATCGGCGTTGGACGCACAGACCGTCGAAGCCCCCGTGGGGGTTCCGTCCGCCGCCGGACAGTGAAACGTGATCGTGGCACCGGTGACATCGCAAGCCGTCGGGGAATCGTTCCTGGCCACGACGGTGTAGGTCACGGTCTCACCGCTGACGATAGACGTCTTGTCCTTCAAGAGGCTTACGTCGAGCTGGTTCCCGGTACAACCCGCTGGGTTCTGGTGTGCCCATGCGGCCTGTCCGCCGATCAGGGCCACCATTCCAACCAACAGGCCCGCGAGCAGTCGGCTCGTACGCTTAAATGCGGTCCCATTCCTTCGACAGCTTGGTTCTCCTCTTGCCATTTTTAACACCCCCGTTTGTACCCGTTGATATTAAATAATCGGCTCACGAATACGCGACGTACGGTTTCGTACCCCCTCCTCCTCCTTTCTTCACTGACGGTGCCGAGGCCATCCCACCTGGTTTTCAAGAACCCTTCCGGGTTGACCAGATAAACGGCGCAGTCAGGAGTTCTGCTTCCGCGATGGCGATTCACCTCGGGTGGTCTGGAACGAGACCGGATAACGATTCACGATCTCAGCAATAGCTACCGGAACCATGACTCGGCGAAACGAAAGCAATCTGTGATGATCGTTTTTGGAAACGAGACAACGCGAGAGGGAAGAAGCGCATAGCACGGTGAGTACCTGATCGGCAAAGCGACACCACGTCCCTGAACAAAACCCAGATTTCAGCGAAAAGAATGAGCGCACTCTATGCTTAAAATGGGCGCCCAGTCAAGATAATCCGGGATTTGGTCGCAGAATCTTTTTGAGAGGCTTTGGCTACGATTCCCAGCTCCCCTGATGGTCGAGGAGGGCGGCCGGGAGTCCCATTTTCAAAACTGTAATAGCGGGGAAGCCTCGTCAGCCTTAATGAACCGGCCGCCATGAATTCCCTCCGAATTATTCGGCTTTTCATGACTGTTTTGGTAATTCCTGCGACGCGACCTGCCGTGCCGACCCGCCAGACCGCGATTTCTTACAAGTTTGCAACTTCCTCCATGAAGATCCCGGCTGGTCCCGGCTCGTTTTGGAGCCGCCCTCAGCAACCGTCGGGGCGGGTCGTTCGCCTGACCCGCAGCGTAGGGGCCTTCTCTCCTGCGAAAAACGACACGAAGTCACGGTCGGAGATTGAGAATTTCCGTGAAACGCTTGTCGCTTCGCAATGAACGGCGATGCCGGTGAGCGCGCCCAAGGACAGAGAGCGCTCGCCGTCGACCGCGATGAATTCGAGATCCGTGACCACGCTGCCCCAAGCGCGGAGAGCCACCTCTACATTGAAAGTGTGGAGGTTCGGTCCGGACTCCATCTCGGTGTCCCGCGTGAACGAGACGCCTTCGAGCGCGATGCCATCCCAGGCGATCCCGCCGGGGTTCGGCGTGCGCCAGGTGCCTCCCGGAAGCGAGCCGTTGAAGGCGCCAAGGTCAGCTTGGATCGTGATGGCTTTTGGATCGCGCAGGAATCCCGCATCGAAGGCCCGGACGTCGGCCACGGCCACGGCCACGGGACACAGCGCTTGGGCCGTTGCGGATTGCGTGCCCGCCATGAGGAGACCGCAAGCCAGCATCACGAATACTCCTGGGTTCGAAACACGTGCGAGCATCGGTCCTCCTCCTTGCGATGACGTCACCTACATGAAGTTACGCGTGTGCAGCGCGGAAAGCGCCTCGGCCTCGTCGACAGGGAAGCCCAACTTCTCGAGGCGCTGGCGGCGTCCGAGGTCCATCTCCTTCCGAAGTGCCACGACCCGGTCGTGCCCCGTCCCAAGATCTTCAATCTCCCACGAACCCGCCGCGAGGAGTACCAGCGCATCGAAGACTTCCTCGTTCAGCCCGTCGGTGTTCCGCAGCGCCTCGTGACGGCGCTCGACGGCGGCGGCAAGGCGTGGGCGCAGCCCCGGGTCCAGTCCCATGTGACGGCGCAGATGCGCCAGGCCGAAGGCCACATGGCGGGCCTCGTCCTGCGCCGCGAGGCGGCAAACCTCACGCGTGACCGGATCGGGGGCGCTCTCGTGCAGAAACCACAGCAGCGACAGAAAGGACCCTTCGCCGAGGACGGAGAGCAGGAAGAACGCCAGCGCGAAGTCGGGTTCCTCGAGGAGCGTCTTCAACGATTCCTGGCCGCCGACCGTCGAGAGGCCCATGTCCTTCCGCACGAGCAGGGCGCGGCGAGTGAAGCACTCGATGTGGCGCGCCTCGTCGGCCGCCTGAATCGCCAGCAGCTGCAAGACCTCGCGGAAGTGAGGATGGATCTTTGCGAGGAAGCTTGCGGGCACGATGAGCGCCGCGGTCTCGTTCTCGACGAGAAAGGTCATCACCTGGACGACGGCGTCTTCGATTTCCGGCGGGTGCGTGATGGGCGCGGTCCAATCGACTGCCGTGGCGGGATCCCACTGCGCCGCCGCGGCCTGCGCATAGAGCGCGGCCGCTTCGTCCGCCCAGACGACATCCTTGTCGGACAACGGAAAATCGAAGGCAGGGCCGCCGGCCTCGACCTTCGCGCCGCGCGCCGCGAGACCCCAGCGCGCCGGCGGCTTGTCGACCACACCGCCCGGCAGCGTGCGGTCAGGAGCCCCCGCGGACTCGGCTCCTTTCCAGCGTCCGGTCTCGGCCGAACCCCGCACGATGCGCGCGGCCGGCCCGGACCCCTGGCCGTCGGGAAACAGCGTGATCTCATGTCCCTGCGCCCTGCACCAGGCGCGCAGGTGAACCGCAAGGTCCTGGTGCGATCCGAACACGTCGAGTGGCGCCCCCACGGGGATCTGCCGCAACGCGTGCTTCAAGAGAAGATGTGCGCCACGATCGAGACCCAGGGCGCCGAGCTCGATTCCCGGGATACCGGTCATTGCGTTGCTCCCGCCTCCATGCGCTCGAGCCAGGCATCGAGGGTGCCGAACGCGTCGACCGCGCGATTCAGCTGCGCGTAGCCGTTCACGCGCCCGGGCAACCACTGCTTCAATCCCTCCATGTCGAGCAGCGCGCGAACGGCGGGGTCATCGTACGACATGGCGAGCAGCAGCTCGGTGAACCGGGCGAGCGGCGGAGTGGGAACACCGTCCAGCACCGTGAAGTTGCAGTGATCGTAAGGGGCGGTCTGCGCGAGGATCCGTGTCGATCCCGCCGGCAGCGTCCCTTCCTGGGTGAAAGCGAGATGGTTTCCGTCGATCATGCAGGCGGCGTCCGCCTTGCCGGCGATCAGGGCGCGGGCCGCATCGCGCTCGCCGCCGATGTGATCGCCATGCTTGCCGACGAGGAAATCGTGGCCCAGGACCCTCAAGTCCACCCCTGGCTTCAATCCGGCCTTGGCGATCGCAAGGAGCGGGATGAGCGTCGCCTGAGGCGAGTCCGATGCTCCGACGGCGACCGTCCTTCCCGCCAGGTCGGAAAACGTCCGGATCGGCGCATCCGCCCGAACGACCACCACAGACGTCAGGTCGCGATCGGTGTCGCGCATCGCGACGGCGGTGGCCTTGCGCCCTCGCGCTCGTGCAGCCCGCTCCGCCTCGATCCAGGCAAGCGGTGAGTTCCAGGCGACCTGAACCTCGCCCGTGAGCTGTCCCTCGACCTGCCGCTCATAGTTGGAATACAGGACGAAGTCGAACGAAAGCCCGCGCTCGACGAAATACTGCTTGAACCCTTCCCAGATCGTCACGACCTTCGGGTCGTAGGCGACCGCGCCGAGGATCAATGTTTCCACGCCCCCTCCTGCCCCGCTAGAAAAGCGGGAGTCCGCAGACGGCCTTTCCAATGAAGTCGTAAAGCTGGTCGGTCGTCGGCGCCATGACATTGGCCGCCTGTGCGTCGCGAAAATAGCGCTCGACGCCGACGTCCTTGCGGAACGCGGCGCCGCCGCACACGCGCATCGCGGCCGCGACCACGTCGAGCGCGGTTTCTCCCGCCGCCGCCTTGCACTCGAGGACGCGCAGCATCGCATCCTGCCGACCGGTCTCGACCGCCTCGATCGAGTCGAGCAACAGCGCCCGTGACATGTCGGTTCGCACGCGCATGCGCGCGATGGTGGCGCGGATCGTTGGCAGGTCCGCCAGCGATGCGTCCACGTGGGTATACCGGCACCCTGACGCGTGCGCCGCCGTGCGGGTCGTAGCCGCTTCCATCAACCCCACGGAGAACGCGGCGTTCATCAAGTTGAAGTAGGGGAGGACCGTTTCCATCATGAGCGCGAAACCTGCGCCGTCGTCGCCGAGGCGCTGCGCCTCTTCGATCGCGACCTGCTTTGCCGTCACCGGGCGAGAGTCGTTTCCGCGCAGCCCCAGTCCGTTGTACGGGCGCGGCACCGCGAGCCCCGTGGCATTCGCCGGGACGAGCCACAGCGTGCTCAGCCCCTCGGCATCGACCGGCCGGCTCGACCAGACGTAGGCGGTCGCCTGTCCGGCCGAGGTGACCCAGCTCTTCTCCGCGTCGAGCACCACACGCCCGCCGGCGGCCTTCGCCGTGCTCGTTGGCACCCAGAAATTGCTGCGCGAGCCGGACTCGGAAAATGCGAGGGTGCTCAGGTGCTTGCCCTTCGCGATGTCTCGGCGCACCGGATCCGGGCCGTACTTCTCGATCACCGCGGCCCCGGCGTAATGCATGGCGAGGACCATCGCGGTGGATCCGCACTCCTGAGCCACGCGCTGGATCGCGGCTGCCGCAGCGCCCGGCCCGTAGCCCAGCCCTCCAACCTCGCGCGCGCTAATCAGGCCGTAGAGACCGGCCGCCGCGATCGCCTCCATGGCGGCCTGCGGGAACGCGCCGTCGCGGTCGACCTCCTCGGCGTGGTCGGCGACGACTCCTGTGGAGATCGTATCGAGCTTTTTCTGAATCTCGGGGTCGAGCTTGACCATCGCTTCCGCTCCACGGGCCGAGCGCCTTCACCGCAGGCGCTGGCTCGAGCGGGCGATCAGCGTCTGCGGCGGGACAGCCGGCGGCAGGGCCTGAGTCCCTCAGGCCGTTGGCTGGATCAGGTCTTCTTCAGTTCGATCCACATGCCTTTCATCTCATGCCTGAAGCGCAATACATCGGGGGCAGCCAGTTTACACGAAGGCGCGAGTAAAAAAAGGGGCGCACCGCGAATAAGCGGTGCGCCCCTAATCTACGGCCTACCGGACTCTCTGCGATAGCCCGGTCGACGCCTGTCAGCCAATCATGGGCAACAATCTGCCGGACAGGACTGGCAAGTCTCGGCCGTACCGGTTGCCCCTGGATCGCACACCCCATCGCCACACTGCGGGTTGCACGAATCCCCGACCGACGGATGAAGCTGGAAGTTCCCTTCCCGGATGAAATGCGAGACCCGGTAGGCGACCGGCGAGCTCGGATCCTCCGTGCAGTGGATCTCGATCTCATACGCGTCAGGGCAGTCGGAACAGGTCTGTGCCAGGCAGAGTGGATGCAGCGCCGTCTTCACAGGATCGGCCACTGAATCGACCAGGCACACATCACCCAACTCGCAGTCGTTGATTTCAACTACGCCATTGGGCTCCTTACTGGTGCAGGACTCATCCATCCTGCAGGCCCCCACGGGCTTCTGGAAGATGCCCGCAGGCTCGCCGAAATCACTGACGTGGGCCTTGTAGTAGTGGAGTGTTCCGCCGTCCTTGCTGTACGGTACAGGCTGATTCGCACCGCACGCCCTGAAATTGGGAAGCGGAACATCCTTACCCTTGATCCTCTCGTTGTGGAAAACACCGGTGCCTTCCCAGAAGATCTGCTTGAAGGGGGCCGGCCGTGCCTGCACGCACCAGCCGGGGTCGGCGCACAGGACGCTCTTGATGAACGCATCATCCGGCGAAGCAGCCGTACCCGAATGGAACGCAAAGGCTCCACCCCTCAAGCTGCCACTGTCGTCCGGCCCGCTGTGGTGGTTGTGCTCCCAATCGCCCCACGGACAGTGAGAATTCCGTCCGGGGTCGTTCGGGCAATCGCTGTTGGTCGAGCACGTGTCGCCACCATTCGCCCCACCCGTGCACTTGCCTGCGACGCATTTGCCCTTCGGCGGCAGGTCGCAGCAGCCACTCTCGTTCGGTGCGCCGATCTGACCGCCCGTCGTGTAAACCTTGCCGTTCTCATTGAACTGGGCGTCCACGACATCGAAGTTGTGTCCGCCGGTCATGCGGCAGGTTCCCGGCCCGAGGCAGGCCACAATGGCCGTGTCCGAGCAGTCGGAGCCTGGCTGGCTACAGGCGTCCTGGTTGTTCGCTTGGCAGATGGCGGAAGTGATTGTGGCGGTATTGACGCCCGCCACGTCCGAGCAGAGGCACGACGTACCCGCCGGATTGCCACCCGTGCAATCTGGCGCGGTGATGACACCCGGCGCCAGCTTGCAGACGGGAGGCGCACCGACTGCGATCGTCCCAAATTCGAAATTCACGGTTCCGAGAACCGGATCGCTGACCTTTACACCGTTTCCATCGAGAACCTGCTGACCCGTGTTGGTCACGCAGATCTGGTAAACGACACAGGTCTTCTGGTCGACGGTAACGGCCTCCACAAAAGGCCCATCGGCCGTGCCGTCACAGGCCGTCCCGCCACCGCTGCCGTCATCCGGTGCCACGGTCTTGGCGATGACCACGGAACATCCCGGCAGCGTGCAGTTGTTCCGGCAGCCGTCGGTATCCACGCCGTTGCCGTCGTCGCACTGCTCGCCGGCATCCACGTGATTGTCGCCGCACACCGTGCAGTTGTTGCGGCAGTTGTTGCCATTGCCGCCGGCGGGCGTCCCGGGAGGATCGCAGGTCTCGCCCGGCGTGTTTCCGACGATCCCGTCACCGCACTCTAGGAATGTGCAGCTGTTGCTGCAGCTGTCGGTGTCGACCGCGTTGCCGTCGTCGCACTGCTCGCCGTCGTTGACGATGCCGTCCCCGCAGAACGTGCAGGCGGCAGGCTGCCCGCAGGGGCCGGGGCGGCACGGGCCGTGGGTGGCGGGAGCAGTGCCCGGGAAGGTGTTGGTGTCACAGGTCTCCCCGCATCCCGAATTGTTGATCAGGCCATCGCCGCAGCTTGGTAGCGTGCAGTTGTTCCGGCAGCCGTCGGTATCCACCCCGTTGCCGTCGTCGCACTGCTCGCCGTCATCCACGTGGTTGTCGCCGCACACCGTGCAGTTGTCGCGGCAGTTGTTGCCATTGTTGCCGGCGGGAGCTCCCGGAGGATCGCAGGTTTCACCCGGCGAGTTTCCGACGATCCCGTCGCCGCAGCTTGGCAGGGTGCAGCTGTTCCGGCAGCCGTCGGTATCCACCGCGTTGCCGTCGTCGCACTGCTCGTCGCCGTTGACGATGCCGTCCCCGCAGAACGTGCAGCCCGGGGTTCCGCAGGGTCCTGTCCGGCACACGCCGTGGGTCCCCGGGGCGCTGGCCGGGAAGGCGTTGCCGTCGCACTTCTCGCACTCCTCGTTGATGAGCCCGTCACCGCAGCTTGGCAGCGTGCAGTCATTACGGCAGCCATCCGTGTCGACGTGGTTGCCGTCGTCACACTGCTCGCCGTCGTTGACGAGGTTATCGCCGCAGTAGGTGCACTGAGCTTCGCCGAGGGGCCGGCACACGTTCGTGTTTCCCGGAGGTGTCGCCGGCGTGGACCCGGGTGGGTCGCAGGTCTCACCCGGTGTGTTTCCAAGGATGCTGTCGCCGCAGGTCGGGAGAGTGCAGTTGTTCCGGCAGCCGTCGGTATCCACGCCGTTGCCGTCGTCGCACATCTCCCCGGTTTGCTGGACACCGTCACCGCACACCGTGCAGTCTTCGCGGCAGTTGTT
This window of the Candidatus Polarisedimenticolia bacterium genome carries:
- a CDS encoding DUF4215 domain-containing protein, whose amino-acid sequence is MNINRTVSVNVKICGDGAINQTCETCDTNAFPANAPSSHGACRTGGECGSTSCTFCGDGIVNGGEQCDDGNNIDTDGCRNSCVLPICGDSIVGNTPGETCDPPGNPAGNNGNSCREDCTVCGDAVQQPGEMCDDGNGVDTDGCRNNCTLPICGDSIVGNTPGETCDPPGSIPTVPAGNTNACRPLGDAQCTYCGDNVVNDGEQCDDGNHVDTDGCHNDCTLPSCGDGIINQECETCDTGAFPAGAPSSHGECRTGPCGSPGCTFCGDHIVNGGEECDDGNNIDTDGCHNNCTLPTCGDGIVGNTPGETCDPPGSTPTVPAGNTNTCRPLGDAQCTYCGDNVVNDGEQCDDGNHVDTDGCHNDCTLPSCGDGMINQSGCAETCDTNAFPAGAPSSHGTCRPGPCGNPAACTFCGDNMVNGDEQCDDGNNVDTDGCRNNCTLPTCGDGIVGNTPNETCDPPGTPAGNNGNNCREDCTVCGDGVQQTGEMCDDGNGVDTDGCRNNCTLPTCGDSILGNTPGETCDPPGSTPATPPGNTNVCRPLGEAQCTYCGDNLVNDGEQCDDGNHVDTDGCRNDCTLPSCGDGLINEECEKCDGNAFPASAPGTHGVCRTGPCGTPGCTFCGDGIVNGDEQCDDGNAVDTDGCRNSCTLPSCGDGIVGNSPGETCDPPGAPAGNNGNNCRDNCTVCGDNHVDDGEQCDDGNGVDTDGCRNNCTLPSCGDGLINNSGCGETCDTNTFPGTAPATHGPCRPGPCGQPAACTFCGDGIVNDGEQCDDGNAVDTDSCSNSCTFLECGDGIVGNTPGETCDPPGTPAGGNGNNCRNNCTVCGDNHVDAGEQCDDGNGVDTDGCRNNCTLPGCSVVIAKTVAPDDGSGGGTACDGTADGPFVEAVTVDQKTCVVYQICVTNTGQQVLDGNGVKVSDPVLGTVNFEFGTIAVGAPPVCKLAPGVITAPDCTGGNPAGTSCLCSDVAGVNTATITSAICQANNQDACSQPGSDCSDTAIVACLGPGTCRMTGGHNFDVVDAQFNENGKVYTTGGQIGAPNESGCCDLPPKGKCVAGKCTGGANGGDTCSTNSDCPNDPGRNSHCPWGDWEHNHHSGPDDSGSLRGGAFAFHSGTAASPDDAFIKSVLCADPGWCVQARPAPFKQIFWEGTGVFHNERIKGKDVPLPNFRACGANQPVPYSKDGGTLHYYKAHVSDFGEPAGIFQKPVGACRMDESCTSKEPNGVVEINDCELGDVCLVDSVADPVKTALHPLCLAQTCSDCPDAYEIEIHCTEDPSSPVAYRVSHFIREGNFQLHPSVGDSCNPQCGDGVCDPGATGTAETCQSCPADCCP